A stretch of DNA from Pongo abelii isolate AG06213 chromosome 10, NHGRI_mPonAbe1-v2.0_pri, whole genome shotgun sequence:
GACCAAACATTGTGGCTAGAGTAGTATTTACATCTCCTGCATCTAGCAGTGGGAATTTGTGACTGTCCAGGAAACAAAACTTCAATAGAAACTGGTACCCCTCTCAAAAACAGCATTTTGCCTATTCATCATTTTATAAAGCCTAAATAGGCAACTGTGTAACCTGCGGTTAATAGAGTATTAAGTTAAATTCTTTTGAGCCAATGAAGTCATATTCTTCATGTTTGTTGTTATCAATGGCTATAACCCAGCTCATTCTATATCTATATACCCAttgtttgttgtttaaaaaagaaagagttgttttatctgattttttttgagCCCAGACTTGGGCATTTATTATCTTCTAAGCTTGAAACTGTTTCACCTTTAGGGTGTGGCTAAGCcaggtccattttttttttttttagcaagcatattaaaatattttatacaatattttggaTTTGGATGGAGAATAAGCAagatctttaattttctttagatTTGACTTCTAGTGCCTTTTAAAAAacgtttattttaggttcaggggtacatggcAGGCTTGTTACAGAGGTAAGTTGCATGttgcaggggtttggtgtacagattatttcgtcatCCAGGTAGTaggcatagtacctgataggtagttttttgatcctcaccctcctcccaccctctaccctcaagtaggccccagtgtctgttgttcctttctttatataaagtatatctAGGACtgcatttttattcattaatatatttatatacaaaatataatttcttacattttatacTCCTTTGGATCTGTAACATTATTATCATTGTGCAAAAAAATTCTCACATTATATAAGCTGTATTTTATGGTTACAGAGCTCCATTTTATTGTTAATGATTTCTTTTGATTTGGCTGTTAATTTCTTTTGATATCTGAACAGTGTATGGGTTTCGACAGACCATGATGAAATTGAGAATGTGGCCAAACAATTTGGTGCACAAGTTCATCGAAGAAGTTCTGAAGTTTCAAAAGACAGCTCTACCTCACTAGATGCCATCATAGAATTTCTTAATTATCATAATGGTATGAATTTGATTAATAGTTTATTCAAACCTTTATGTACTTTTCTACTTCCTTTATTATCTTATAAGACTTGTTTTAACATTTGAATTCCAAACCTTAATATTACTTGCTTgcagggaacttttttttttaatatccttttcatttctcttgtctTTTTAAGAGGTTGACATTGTAGGAAATATTCAAGCTACTTCTCCATGTTTACATCCTACTGATCTTCAAAAAGTTGCAGAAATGATTCGAGAAGAAGGATAtgattctgttttctctgttgtgAGACGCCATCAGTTTCGATGGAGTGAAATTCAGAAAGGAGGTAATCTCTTATCAGTCTTTATTTTAGCTCATTTTATTGAGaatcaatttttttgtatataaatatcCTTTGGGCATGAGGAGAGTAAAAGGGGAGCTGTAAAAGAGAGTATGTGACTCATTACTTTAGTAGGTAATGACATTTACAGTCAGCTCTAAATCTGTTATCGAGCCAACACAGCTAGACCAAATTAATTCTTTGCTTTACTCTTTACAAAGGGACATTCTAATCCTCTTATTTCTATTTGCCTTTTGAGGCAGACATGCCGTTTTTCTAGATCAAATACTTTTATGTTTGTTCTGGACATGTTTGATGAACTCCATACAAATCATATGGAGATAGAAAGCATCCACCAAAGTGTTCTGAAGGATCTCAAGAATGACATTTTGAAGTTCTTCCCCAAATTCCTAACTCCGTATATAAGAAGGATTCCATAGGGTTTACTAGGCATTTTGCCTGCCGTGTCCAGTGTGCTGTAAATCTTATCCAGAGAATTATTATAAACACTGTGTTTTTCCATTCAGTAATGtacatttcagttgtttcttaGGGATTCCATTTTCTGTTGAAATTCTccatttttttatccatttaaaaaaaggTCGTTTCTTctaatttaacatatttttgatAGCTATTCGAAAGTCCTTGATTGAAGATTTCAACATCTAGTCACTTACAGTTCTGTACTCTGCTTCTCTCTTGATTGTGAGTCACCTATTTCTGCCTCTTCATTTGGCTCATGTTTAATTGTATATCTGGCATAGACACTTGAGTACATATTTTCCTCCAGAGAGGGTACGCCTTTTCTTCTATCAGGCAGATAAGATAAGGGGCTGATCACTTTGATTCAATTAGGAGTTGGGCTGGGTTGAAACTTTAATTTCATCTCACCTCTTAGTATAGGTGTCTTATTAGGAGATATATCTTGTATGTGTTACTGACACTCACACCCATCCCCTACTCTTGCTGAGAAGACTCTAAGGGATCTGAGGACCACAGTACTATTATGATATCTCCCTGCTTTCCAGCCCATTCCCAGCTTCCCACACAGTACACTCAGCCAAAGTCTTGTAGGGGGAAGCATTAGGTGGGAAAAACTAGCTATATGTTTGTGGTTCCTACAGATGACAATCTGTAACTCAAGTCCACAAGGTCATTAAAAGCCCTTCTAGTTTTTGCCTACCTCAGCAGAGTCCCTCTGATTAGGCAAAGCTTGATCTTTCTTGCGCCTTCTCCTCATACTCAGCAGATATGCCCAAGGAGAAAGCAGCCACTGATACTAGGAAAGATTTGGCCCTCTCTTTTCTTCAAAGTACCACTTGAATTGTCTAGTTGGTTTATTACCTGTCTCTACCCCTAGATTGTATACTTTTTGAGAGTAGAGAGAGTTCTGGTCACTACTCTGTAGCCAGTGCTCATAAAGCTATGTTATCTCTAgctatttaatttgtatttgctAAGGTTTTTTCCTGGGTTATTTCAAACACTGGGGTGGAATTGAACAGGGGATGGTTTAGTTAAACAAGTAAGTAGAGGTTATTCCTAGAAGCCTGCATAAACACAGAAATGGCAGCAAAAAGTGAAGAAAGATTCTGGAGAATAACCAgctattaaacacacacacacacacacacacacacacacacacacgcacgcagaTTTGAGGAAAACTCAGTGGAAAGGCAAAGGAATCTCTACATGGCAATACCAAAGTCTTCATTGATTACATTATGTTCTATTCATTAATGTTGACATTACTGAGCCTTTATTATCAGGTATActtataaacataatttattattatatttagtatatttttaactAATGGTAAGAATGTATAATATGTTACATAAACATTTTCATCaatataaaatgttcaataaTTTAATGGAAAAATCTTTAGTTTTCAGCAATAATTGTATAAAAACAACTTCTCAACCACATTagataaataaaacttatttctGTATATGCAAACAATGAGAAATAGATTAAAGGGCCCAAATATTAATATAGGTATTTTATGACAAATTCAGTTCTTTTAAAGCTACTTTAAGGTTGTCTTGATGTCCTCCCAAAGCATAATATTTGTATGAATACCTTAattgttccacatttcattataaaatactttAGTTTTCTAGTAGCTATTGGAAAGCAAAGATAAATCATCCGAATTATTACagattttattcctttaaaaaaagttcttttttttgagacagagtctcgctctgttgcccaggctagatggagtacagtggcgcaatctcggctcactgcaatctccgcctcccgggttcaagcgattctcctgcctcagcctcccaagtagctgggattacaggtacctaccaccatgctcggctaaatttgtgtttttagtggagatggcatttcactatgttggctgggctggtctcgaactcctgacctcaagtgatccgcctgccttggcctccacagtgctgggattacaggcgtgaaccaccacattcagcctaaaaaaagttcttttatcaggccgggcgcagtggctcatgcctgtaattccagcactttgggaggccgaggtgggcggatcatgaggtcaagagttcaagaccagcccggacaacatggtgaaaccccgtctccactaaaaatacaaaaattagccaggtgtggtggtgcatgcctgtagtcccagctacttgggaggctgaggcaggagaatcgcttgaacccgggaggcagaggttgcagtgagccaagattgcaccattgcactccagcctgggtgacagagcgagactctgtctccaaaaaaaataaaagttctttatCTAGATAGAGAAATGCTCTGCATTCTGAgttcatttttattaactttttaaaagttactgaATTAACACTTTCTGTATTCAGAGCAACATGGACTTACTCTAACTTTTTGCTTTTAGTTCGTGAAGTGACCGAACCTCTGAATTTAAATCCAGCTAAACGGCCTCGTCGACAAGACTGGGATGGAGAATTATATGAAAATGgctcattttattttgctaaaagacatttgatagagatgggtTACTTGCAGGTTTGTGCCTTCATTTTGCATAATCCTTTTAAGCGCTTTTGTAGGCATACTTTGAGTTCTAGGGAAGAAGTATGGTACAATTTCTTTATGATAAAGAAAAGTATCAACCTATAAAGGAAAGGTAATTGCTAACAACATTTGCTATCTGAGGCATTTATCCTGCAGGTTTACCCCAAAGTGATCTTTGGAATCCATTCAGTAAATATGCAAGGAATTCTGCTACAATGATAAAAAAATGAATCAAGTACTGCATGTCTACATATGTGCTGGTACTCATATTGTTCCACTCAAAACTATGTAATCCATGTTTGTGTTATAGTTATATTGTGGCTGTAGGGTTGAATAACTTCTATtgctttaaaaagacaaataatttcatAGAGGTGAAAAGAGTTACAACCTGGGCGTCAGGAAacccagattcttttttttttttaatatatatatatatgtttttattatacttttaagtcaACTGCCTCCTACTATGTAAGCTTGAATATGTATCATTTTATCTGTCCTCACTCTCATTTCTCTCATTTTCAAATAACAGATTTAATGTCTCTCATTTTAGAGCCTGCAACATGGTTGCATCATATATTTCTTAACTTGTTAATTttagttatcattattatttattatttactgtgAACTGCGGAGTAGGTGAAACACTTTGCATATGTTATCTTATGTAATCTGcatagtgaatgaatgaagtggaCATTTCTACCcagttttacagaggaggaaaactGCATCTCTGAAATATGAAGTAATTAACTCAAGGCAAAAACGCTAATAAATGGTAGTCAGGATTTGGATTCAGGTTCTTATGTTACTCAAGAAATAGCATTTttaaggagagacagagaaacctCTCCATTGTGTAATAACAATTCTAATGGGACTGTTATTCtgagcaaaagagagaaaaacatttttaacaaatcTTCTGATCAATGTATAGGCAAACTATAGACTCGCTGTTTAGTTAAATTTAAGTGTTCAGAAAAATTAGATTTGATACACATAGATACTACCATTTTTTTAAGCTCTTTTCTAAGGAGGACCGTGATGTAACCCATTCCTAAAGTGTGGAGAAAAATGTTTCTCATTAAAACAAGATTTATGAAGAGACtgataattctgaaaaaaaaatgaaattgaaattgtcCAGTAATTGATCTTGtcattaaaataattactatCAGAAGACCCTTTCTCTTGCCGACCCTTGCCTAGAATCAAGAGACTGCCCTTGCCTTTGCCCAGTGTGACTTGGATGACTATTAGTCATCTTCATCAGTAGCTCAGGGATCTAAGAAAACGCTGTACAACAGATGCTACAGTTATTTTTCCTCCCCTGTGTTGCCTGTTAGTTGCAAATTAGAACAGAAGTTCCAAAAACCTTTATACTGCTTTTGGATGATGACAGGAGAGACTTCTTGAAAAAAAGGAGGATATGATTAAGGGATTTCCACAAAATCCCTTGTGGTCAGAATCCTGGAGGATGtaatatttctgcttttttcaatattaaaatagaaattttcttaAATAGGGAACTTGAACTGTTTAGATAGATTTGAAAAATGTTAAGGTTATTTCTTTTGTGTGAGCTttcgccttaaaaaaaaaaaaaaaaagctgggcgtggtggctgaagcatgtcatcccagcactttgagaggccagctTGAGGCCtcaagaggatagcttgaggccaggtttccaagaccagccttagcaacatagcaagatcttatatctacaaaaaactttttaaaaatttagccggACGTGGTGTTGTATACCTGTAGTACCAGatccttaggaggctgaggtgggaggactgcttgagcctaagatTTCAAGGTtataatgagctatgattgcaccattgcactccagcctgggaggcagagtgaaaccctgactcgaaaaaataaaaaagtaaaataaattaaaaaatcgtTTTTATGTGACTGATTTTTACTGGGTTATTCATTTTTCTCAGTACTGTAGAAATGAATTCATTGTTCTGTATTATAATAAAGTTTTGATATATGtgaatgaatattaaaaacaGTATTCATGACATTTATACTACCTTTAGGGTGGAAAAATGGCATACTACGAAATGCGAGCTGAACATAGTGTGGATATAGATGTGGATATTGATTGGCCTATTGCAGAGCAAAGAGTATTaaggtaaaaacaaataaacctgtATAACCTTTGTACTAAATCCTAATAATTATACTTCTAGATACTGATTTCTGATACTTCAAACATCTTAGGATCTTTGTAATTACTTTGTTCATATGAGGAAgacatatgtaaaatatgtgtTTACATGGCTTCAATAAAGTGAGAAACATTATCCGGTTAGACCACACTACTTTTACTTACTGTACtataagttaaaatatatatgtgaagtAAATTTGGATAGTAATGTTTGAATAATTGAATGGAGAGTGACATTTCATGTATTGGTTTAGCCAGATGAGAGGGAGTGATTAGTATTGCACTTGTACTCAAAGGtctattttggtttcttttagaTATGGCTATTTTGGCAAAGAGAAGCTTAAGGAAATAAAACTTTTGGTTTGCAATATTGATGGATGTCTCACCAATGGCCACATTTATGTATCAGGAgaccaaaaagaaataatatcttaTGATGTAAAAGATGCTATTGGGATAAGTTTATTAAAGAAAAGTGGTATTGAGGTATGTGCTCCCTGAATATAgcagtattttataatattttgattCAGGGTCAAAGAACATGCAAGGAATTAAgagatttaaatttttagtattaactcttaaaatatctgaaatttgGCCTTCATATGCCTAGAAAATTATTATACTATTTACTTTTAGATGAGTAGAATTAGAAATTTGTTAATCAGCAAATAATATTTCttgtttattcagtaaatataaaCATAACTACTTTTAAATGGGAGCTATCTAGTGTTTCCCAAAGGATCTTGCAACAAGAAAGATTCCCTAGATAATAGGTGTACCATTTTAGAAAAGGACAGTAtcttgtggatttttaaaatctagcttATTCTTATGAATGACATTTTTGATTCAAAATAACTTAACGtttaagtgtattttttaaatgaaagctaAGATAATTATAATTTACCAGAAATCCTAAATATGTGTTACTAAGCAGCACAAGAGAGAGGTTATAGACTTTCCTCTGGATAAATTGAATTACAGGAGAATCTTAGAGCAGTATCAGACAGTATATGTTGTAATTTTTACCTGTAGATAGAATCCTTTctattgtagaaaataaaatactgtgtCTCACCTTTATTGGgctatgagaaataaaatgaGCTTTGTTTTAAAGcatcatgattttaaaatgacAGTCAGTTTGCTTTCTTGGACCTTCAGAAGGTCAAAAGATGACTCGTTTGTGATTTGGACTATCTGCAAGGTCAATTATTATGaaagatttctgttttcttcactttttaatttttcccttcttcctccaatctttttttttttaaggtgaggCTAATCTCAGAAAGGGCCTGTTCAAAGCAGACGCTCTCTTCTTTAAAACTGGATTGCAAAATGGAAGTCAGTGTATCAGACAAGCTAGCAGTTGTAGatgaatggagaaaagaaatgggcCTGTGCTGGAAAGAAGTGGCATATCTTGGTTGGTATCTTTTTATTCACCCATAGTAAAATGGACCAGgatttattgacttatttttaaagaaatatataaatgacaaAGCACATCCTCCAAATGGGTATGATTGTAGGGAAATAGAAACTTTCTTACACTGCTGATCAAACTGTTAAACTAGGACAGTCTTTCTGGAGGTTAGTTTGATAATAGGTATCAAATGTAGAATGATTAATTAGCACAAGCTGTGAAGTCAGACTGTACCACTGATTAGCCAGTTGTGATAAGATGAATGttgtttcctcgtctgtaaactGGAGATACCAAGAGTACCTATTACCGTATGGCTGTGGTAgggattaataaaataatatgagtaaagcacttagaagaaTTTCTAGTACATAGGAATTACGCTCTGAATATTTTTTGCTGCTAATTGAATGTACATACTTTTTCCTCCAAATTCCAATTCCAGGAAAGAAATGAGACAAATGGGCCAATAGTGAAGTTAAAAGAACCCACTTAAATGTcctgtgaaaaacagaatatccctaAAAAGGAATACTATGCAATCATTACAAACAGTGCTGTAACCTGTATTTATTTGCATGATCAAATATAACAATAAGTTTTTCACTTTGATATTAAGCAATACACTTATCAGGTACCTATGTTGATACGCAGCATGGAACTGTGGGAACTGTAGGCTTTCTGCTTGCAGAGCTTACAGTCTGATgatgtcaacattttaaaattgataatgATAAGTTATTAAGATGCATAATAACTATAAATCATGTATGAAAGCAATATTTACAAGGGTAATATGAGCCTCAAAATAAGAAGCACAGGAAAACTTTGGGAGCATGTGATCTAGAGACTTCAGGAATAACCCTTAAACCACGCATGAAGATTTAATGGACATAAATGCTGCAGAATGTTTATTAAAGACAGATCCAGTTTTTATTAGAggaaaattttaatggaatgtataacAAATTCCAACTATACTTATTATCTTTGGGATGTTAAGCAAGCTTCTATACACCTTAGTTTTCTACTTAGAATATAAACACAAACCAAATTTTATAAAGccattagaaagaaaaacaaagataatataaAATGCTTAACATAGTGCCTACAGATAGTAATAAGTGTATCATTTATATAGGTAAAACTCTAGAATTATATTTGTCAAAATGTAGTGATTATCTACAAATAGTGATAATTAGGATGATTGTGActtttttgcttctattttttaaaaaaatatttctaccaCGAATACGTATTACttatatgacatttaaaaaaaaacactttaaaaggagaggtaagaaaatagagaagagcatttaaatttttacttaaaactCAGAGCAGGCCGggcatgatagctcatgcctgcaatcccaccactttgggaagcagaggcaggcagatccctggagctcaggagttttagaccagcctgtgAAACGTAGTGAggccccatgtctacaaaaaaaaaaacaacaaaactcagcaatgttttatatgGGTgacataaatgtataaaaatatatttcttaaaaaaatcaatactttTATAAGTAAATTTAGTAAATAGAGTTTAAAGGCTAGATTATGCAAATACTAACTTcaacttttattatcttttagtGAAAATGATTCAAATTTCAACACATTtaataataaatgagaaaatttcaGTAGATAAGCATAGAGCGAATTTAAAAGAAACTCTCTTCAACCAAGATTGTATTGTTGTATGTGGTCTAAAGTATAGTAATAGTTTTACTCAGAATGGTGAATTAAAGATACTGGGAGCTTCTGAAATGCATCCTATTCCAAAAAAGGGGTTaacagagagggaggaaaaggagatCATTATGTCAGTGTGATTTAgtatctatttttattctttaaaaatggtaatttttcagcaaatattaataaatggcaTACCAATCAGAACTATTACagattaaaagagatttaagatatatatataaacaaaagacCATATGTTAACCTTATTTCATTCCTGATTCAAATAAGTCAGCTATAAAAGGACAATTTTGAGACAGCTGGGGGTATCTCAACATATACTAGGTTATTAGAGGATATTAAGGTACTATTATTGATTTTGTGGGTTTAATGATATTCTGTCACATAAAAAATTGTCTATTAGAGATAAATGTTGAAGAGTTTTTGGATAAAATATTATGTCTGGgaattccttcctctccctctccccaaatAAACCAGGGCATAGAAAACAATATTACTAAGTGATTTTAAATTCTGataatttttcaatataaaattggGGTTCTcgcatatgtttgaaattttgcttaataaaaaatttaaataacttaGAATTCATACCTAAAATTTCTAACATTTGTAATATGCATGGTAGGTAGCAATTATGCTCCATTCTTCTTCTCTGGCTCATAAGAGTTTATTTTTGATTGTTAGGGAAAACCCTGGACCTCAATtatactgtaaaatatttttgttccatCTAATCTTTAGTATTCTTATATGCAGTGCCCCTAGGTCTTACTGAAGTTGCCAGAGTTACCTGTTGGTTGCTGTCTGCATTATTTAGCTGGAAtattctttgtctctttaaaTGTTTGCTCAGTATTTATTTTACTTGATAGGAAATGAAGTGTCTGATGAAGAGTGCTTGAAGAGAGTGGGCCTAAGTGGCGCTCCTGCTGACGCCTGTTCTACTGCCCAGAAGGCTGTTGGATACATTTGCAAATGTAATGGTGGCCGTGGTGCCATCCGAGAATTTGCAGAGCACATTTTCCTACTAATGGAAAAGGTTAATAATTCATGCCAAAAATAGAAACTAGTgtaatattgagaaaaaaatgatacagcCTTCTTCAGccagtttgcttttatttttgattaagtAAATTCCATGTTGTAATGTTACAGAGAGTGTGATTTggtttgtgatatatatatatattgtgctCTACTTTTCTCTTTATGCAAGATAATTATTTAGAGACTGATTATAGTCTTTCTCAGATTTTTAGTAAATGCAAGTAAGAACACCATCAAAATTCACTTTGTATTGTACCCTGTAaaactgtgtgtttgtgtgctttCAAAGATGTTGGGATTTTATTTATCTGGGGACAGTGTGTATGGTAAGACATGCCCTTCTActaataaaattacatttctcaAACTTGATGAAAACTGCCTTGTTGCTCTAGAAGAAATTTACCAtgcgttttctttctttcctttaaacaTTAACCAACCTTAGTGAGAAACAAGCCACTCGATGCCGGGGTAGAGCATCTGATTGTACTTCACATATGTATACGTAACAGCATATGGTCTATGTGGGGGTTGGTTCCAGGACAACCCACATATACCAAAATCTGTGCATACTCAAGTACCACAGTCAGCACTGTTGAACCCACGTATACAAAAAGTGGGCCCTCCATATACTGCATGATTCACATGTATTTTTGATCTGCACATGGTTAAAAAAATTCACGTAAAAGTGGACCACAcaattcaaacccatgttgttgaAGGATCAGCagtatacacaaatacaaatatccaaataaatttatatattatgaagattatgtatttatttggagGAAGCAAATTATTTGCAGTTACCCCTGAGATATAATGGTAATTTTGCATACAGGAATATCTTGGAGATATtatgggtttggttccagaccattGCAATAAAGCGAGTCATAGGAATTTTTTGGATGCCAGGTACATCAAATGTTATGTTTAAAGTAAactagtctattaagtgtgcagtaGCATTATGCCCAGATAAAcaatgtatataccttaatttaaaaatattgctaaaaaatgctaacgatTATCTGAGCCTACAGTGAGTCAATCTTTCTGTTGTTGAAGGATGTTGCGTTGAACAGTGGTGGTTGCTAAAGGTTGAGGTGGCTGTGACAGttccttaaaataagacaacaatgaagtttgccacatcattgactcatgaaagatttctctgtagtgtgtgatgctgtttgatagcattttactcacaaTTGAACATCTTTCAAAATTGAAAGTTCTCTCAATCCACTGCTTTATCGCTACATTTAtgtaattttctaaattattagtTGTCACTTCGTGTTCATAGCATCTTTACCAAGAGTAGATTCTGTCTCATGAAACCACGTTTTTTGtttatccataagaagcaactcctcatccattcaagtttatcatgagattgcagtgaTTCAattacatcttcaggctccacatCTAACTTCATTCTCTTACTATTCATACCATATctaca
This window harbors:
- the CMAS gene encoding N-acylneuraminate cytidylyltransferase, with the translated sequence MDSVEKGAATSVSNPRGRPSRGRPPKLQRNSRGGQGRGVEKPPHLAALILARGGSKGIPLKNIKHLAGVPLIGWVLRAALDSGAFQSVWVSTDHDEIENVAKQFGAQVHRRSSEVSKDSSTSLDAIIEFLNYHNEVDIVGNIQATSPCLHPTDLQKVAEMIREEGYDSVFSVVRRHQFRWSEIQKGVREVTEPLNLNPAKRPRRQDWDGELYENGSFYFAKRHLIEMGYLQGGKMAYYEMRAEHSVDIDVDIDWPIAEQRVLRYGYFGKEKLKEIKLLVCNIDGCLTNGHIYVSGDQKEIISYDVKDAIGISLLKKSGIEVRLISERACSKQTLSSLKLDCKMEVSVSDKLAVVDEWRKEMGLCWKEVAYLGNEVSDEECLKRVGLSGAPADACSTAQKAVGYICKCNGGRGAIREFAEHIFLLMEKVNNSCQK